The nucleotide window GTGCCGAGTATACGGACATTGCCTATAATGGATAGAGGACTTTACCTTGTGTTGCAGGCTCGTCCCGCAAATGCACGCCTAACTCGATTTCTGTACGTCACCCCGTACTTTTGTGCCACTCCGCCTCGGCGAAGCCACTGCCTTCCGGAGTACCGTCACCGGGACCCCGTTGTGATAACACTATGCCCTTCGCCTCCATCTGGCTGGGCTTGGGACTTGCCTTGACTTCCATAAAGGAAGATGCAGGCTCACCCTTAAGACGTGTGCCGTGCCCGGCACACAACAGGCGGGTGAACCGGACAGCAAGGGTCTCCTTCTTTTTAAAGGTTGAAAAAACTTTTGAATGATGTGTTTTTAATCAACTTTTTGGAAACCCTTGCTGCCCGTTACCCAAGCGTTCTCTTTTAATCGTCAAATTTTAATATGCTTGACTAAGTTCACATATTTGTATACTTTATATTTATGAGATTGATATCATTTTACAAGACCACCTCAGGCAAATGTCCCGTTGAAGATCACTTGGAATCACTCTCAGATACTCAGGTCACCAAAATTACTTGGGTTCTGAAATTAATACGAGAAACACAAAACATCTCAACCAAATATTTTAAGAAACTGGTCAACACAGATGATATATGGGAAGTAAGAGTTAGTGTTGGAAAGAATATTTTCCGCCTTCTTGGTTTTATACAGGATCAAGAATTAATAATTTTGACAAATTCTTTTCAAAAGAAAACTCAGAAAACCCCAAGGAAAGAAATTAAATTGGCAGAAAATAGAAAGAAAGATTATTTGAGCAGGAGGTAATTATGGATGACCTTGATAAATATATTGAGAAAAGAAAAAAAGAGAGTCCTGCATTTGCTCAAAACTATGATAAGGGCTATGAGCAGTTCAAAATTGGCGCTCTTCTTAAACAGGCTCGACTTGATGCAGGGCTTACTCAAGCACAAGTAGCAAATAAATTAAAAACTGGCAAATCTGCAATTTCAAGAATTGAGAATCATGCTGAAGATATTCGTCTGTCAACTCTTGTAAACTATGCACAAGCTTTGGGAAAGAGCCTAAAATTAGAAGTGGCATAATCAAACACAAGAGAACAGGCGGGTGAACCGGACAGCAAGGGTCTCCTTCTTTTTAAAGGTTAAAAAACTTTTAAATGATGTGCTTTCAATCGACTTTTTTGGAAACCCTTGCTGCCCGTTACCCAAGCGTTATAATACTTGACGTTTGGAAAAAACAGCTACCGACATAAAGCGGGACAGTTTGAACAGATTGATGAGAATCTTCCAGCGAGTAAGCCTCAGAAACAAGGATTCCAGAAAATCCTTATTCTACGGAGTGTACCGGCTTAAAATGGTAGACGAAAAAACTACCAAGCTCAATGCATCAAAGACCTTTGTAAATATCTTTTCTGTGCCCAACTTTTACAATCAGAATGACTAATTTGTCATCATGAATCTCATATATTATACGATAATCTCCGCTTCGAATCTTATGAAAAGAATTATTCCCTTTCATCTTTGTGGTATTTGGCTCCGGCAAATTCTGACCAAGAGCCTCTATCTTTTTTTTTATGCGGACCAAATCCCTTTTGGGAAATTTCTTCATATTTTTCAATACCACAGGTCGAAACTCTATAGAATATGTCATAAATCAAAGCCCCAATTGCTTCCAGACTTCTTCGGCGGGAATATTATTTCCAGGTTCTGCAAGAGCCCGTTTGGCATCTTCAATATCAATATGGTCTTCAATTTGTTGAAGCAGTTCAAGCTCATCAATAGAAATCAAAGCAGCAACATCTTGGCCTCTGCGTGTCAGAACTATAGGTTCATTTCCATAAGCTACTTTGTTAACAATATCAGCAAAATTTTTTCTTGCATCGGCTGTAGAAACTTTAGTGGTCATTTTACACCTCCAATTGTGTACTTTATGTATATAGCGTACAACAGGTACTTCACAATGTCAATCATAGGCGAAAAAGTAAAAACCGTATTATATCGGGATAGGACCCCCCATCACTGAGGAGCCCTCCCACACCACCGGACATACGGATCGCGTATCCGGCGGTTCGGCTGATCAGGCAGATTAGTTCCCGGGCAGAAATAATCCAAGAGAAAGGAAATATTTGTTTGGCAGAGCCATGACAACCCATTTAACCCTGCTCATGCGCCAGTGTTTCTTGCGGGAATTTCCGCAAGTGACGGCATATTGAAACGGTATGCCTCGTTTAAGCAGGTTCCGGATTTTCGTTCCGGGATTTTTCCACTGTTTCCATACAACACATCTCAAGCGGCGGATAATCCAGCCGTTCAAGGACTTGAATATGTGTCTTGCTTCGGTGAGACAGTAATAATTCCACCATCCCCTGATGTACATATTCAATTTATCAATGATCTGGGGAAGACTTAGACCACAGTTCCGGTTTGTTAATTCTCGAACCCTTTCTTTGAAGCTCTCGATTGTTTTCCGGTGTATGCGGATCTTGGTCTTGCCGCACATACTGATAAATGTGTAGCCGAGAAATTTGTCCAGCCATGGTCGGCTGACCTTGCTTTTCTCTTCATTGACCTTGAGCCTGAGCTTTACGGTTATAAACCGTGTAACACTTTTCATAACACGTTCGGCCGCTTTCTTGCTCTTGAGATATATGACAAAGTCATCAGCGTATCTGACAAATTTATGCCCTCTTTTCTCCAACTCTTTATCCAGTTCATCCAAAACGATATTTGAAATCACTGGTGAAAGAGGGCCGCCTTGAGGAGTTCCTTCAGCGGCAGATACAACCACCCCGTCGATCATGACACCGGCTGTTAAGTAACTTCGGATAAGCTTGAGAACCCGCTTATCCTTTATTCTTTCAGCCAGACGGCTCATGAGGCGGTCATGGTTCACTCTGTCGAAAAATTTGGAAAGATCCATATTAACAGAGTGTGTATATCCTGAGAGCAGATAAACTTTGCCTTGGAGTATGGCATCATGCTGGGATCTTCCAGGTCTGAATCCATGACTGGACTCAGAAAAATGCGGGTCCCATATTTGCTGCAATATCTCGCTGACGGCTTGCTGGATCAAACGATCCAAAACTGTTGGAATGCCGAGCAGTCTTACTCCGCCATCGGGTTTAGGAATTTCTTTCCTTTTCACCGGTAATGGCTTGTAGTTTCCCTGCAGCAACTTTCCCTTAACTTTGGGCCAGTGGCGTCTGAGGTAACCCGGTAGTTGATCAACGGTCATGTTGTCGATTCCAGGTGCCCCTTTGTTGCTACGGACCCTTTTTAATGCTCTGAACATGTTTCCCCTTTCAAGGATAAATTCCATGAGTCGGGAACTTTCTGTCGGACTTTCGGTGATCTGTAACGCTGTGAACATTTCCATCTGCTGTGGCAATATGTCCATAAGTATACACCTCCTATTTGTCTCTATCATTTACCCGTACCATTCGGTCCGGGCACCGTTCGGGCCTTCACCGGGGTGAGTCCTCCGTGGAATTCACGGCTCGTTTTCCTGCGGCTACTATGCCCTCTGCTGACTTCTTCCATGCGGTCGGAGCAGGTTACCCTGCCCTCAGCCAATTTCTGCCGCACGCGGCATCCCAGGGCAGCATGGAAGATCTCCCGGGGTAAAACACACGTCTTTCAATACGTGGGTGCCGAGTATACGGACATTGCCTATAATGGATAGAGGACTTTACCTTGTGTTGCAGGCTCGTCCCGCAAATGCACGCCTAACTCGATTTCTGTACGTCACCCCGTACTTTTGTGCCACTCCGCCTCGGCGAAGCCACTGCCTTCCGGAGTACCGTCACCGGGACCCCGTTGTGATAACACTATGCCCTTCGCCTCCATCTGGCTGGGCTTGGGACTTGCCTTGACTTCCATAAAGGAAGATGCAGGCTCACCCTTAAGACGTGTGCCGTGCCCGGCACACATCGGGATAGGACCCCCCATCACTGAGGAGCCCTCCCACACCACCGGACATACGGATCGCGTATCCGGCGGTTCGGCTGATCAGGCAGATTAGTTCCCGGGCAGAAATAATCCAAGAGAAAGGAAATATTTGTTTGGCAGAGCCATGACAACCCATTTAACCCTGCTCATGCGCCAGTGTTTCTTGCGGGAATTTCCGCAAGTGACGGCATATTGAAACGGTATGCCTCGTTTAAGCAGGTTCCGGATTTTCGTTCCGGGATTTTTCCACTGTTTCCATACAACACATCTCAAGCGGCGGATAATCCAGCCGTTCAAGGACTTGAATATGTGTCTTGCTTCGGTGAGACAGTAATAATTCCACCATCCCCTGATGTACATATTCAATTTATCAATGATCTGGGGAAGACTTAGACCACAGTTCCGGTTTGTTAATTCTCGAACCCTTTCTTTGAAGCGCTCGATTGTTTTCCGGTGTATGCGGATCTTGGTCTTGCCGCACATACTGATAAATGTGTAGCCGAGAAATTTGTCCAGCCATGGTCGGCTGACCTTGCTTTTCTCTTCATTGACCTTGAGCCTGAGCTTTACGGTTATAAACCGTGTAACACTTTTCATAACACGTTCGGCCGCTTTCTTGCTCTTGAGAT belongs to Desulfobacula toluolica Tol2 and includes:
- a CDS encoding type II toxin-antitoxin system RelE/ParE family toxin; translation: MRLISFYKTTSGKCPVEDHLESLSDTQVTKITWVLKLIRETQNISTKYFKKLVNTDDIWEVRVSVGKNIFRLLGFIQDQELIILTNSFQKKTQKTPRKEIKLAENRKKDYLSRR
- a CDS encoding helix-turn-helix domain-containing protein, with the protein product MDDLDKYIEKRKKESPAFAQNYDKGYEQFKIGALLKQARLDAGLTQAQVANKLKTGKSAISRIENHAEDIRLSTLVNYAQALGKSLKLEVA
- a CDS encoding type II toxin-antitoxin system Phd/YefM family antitoxin, which gives rise to MTTKVSTADARKNFADIVNKVAYGNEPIVLTRRGQDVAALISIDELELLQQIEDHIDIEDAKRALAEPGNNIPAEEVWKQLGL
- a CDS encoding type II toxin-antitoxin system RelE family toxin, with product MTYSIEFRPVVLKNMKKFPKRDLVRIKKKIEALGQNLPEPNTTKMKGNNSFHKIRSGDYRIIYEIHDDKLVILIVKVGHRKDIYKGL
- the ltrA gene encoding group II intron reverse transcriptase/maturase, with the protein product MIETNRRCILMDILPQQMEMFTALQITESPTESSRLMEFILERGNMFRALKRVRSNKGAPGIDNMTVDQLPGYLRRHWPKVKGKLLQGNYKPLPVKRKEIPKPDGGVRLLGIPTVLDRLIQQAVSEILQQIWDPHFSESSHGFRPGRSQHDAILQGKVYLLSGYTHSVNMDLSKFFDRVNHDRLMSRLAERIKDKRVLKLIRSYLTAGVMIDGVVVSAAEGTPQGGPLSPVISNIVLDELDKELEKRGHKFVRYADDFVIYLKSKKAAERVMKSVTRFITVKLRLKVNEEKSKVSRPWLDKFLGYTFISMCGKTKIRIHRKTIESFKERVRELTNRNCGLSLPQIIDKLNMYIRGWWNYYCLTEARHIFKSLNGWIIRRLRCVVWKQWKNPGTKIRNLLKRGIPFQYAVTCGNSRKKHWRMSRVKWVVMALPNKYFLSLGLFLPGN